From a single Bacillus gobiensis genomic region:
- a CDS encoding 5-bromo-4-chloroindolyl phosphate hydrolysis family protein has product MRSFLHVLTGAASASTIAVITGLISYFAFGQTFLISSLYAVGGWFVVFSGTLWIGHYLYLRKNQLSMREYIYIKKNLHEAKLKIARLRKALFAVKNLHTIKQNFEIFRIVKRIYVITKKEPKRFYQAEKFYFENLESIVELTEKYALLATQPKKNAEIQMSLSDTRWTIAQLAESLEKDLYDLLEKDIDHLQFELDVAKHSLSKK; this is encoded by the coding sequence ATGAGATCATTTTTGCATGTCCTGACGGGAGCTGCGTCGGCTTCCACGATAGCAGTGATCACAGGGCTGATTAGTTATTTCGCTTTTGGACAAACGTTTTTAATCTCGAGTTTGTATGCTGTGGGCGGATGGTTTGTCGTTTTTTCAGGAACGCTCTGGATTGGACACTATCTCTATTTACGGAAAAATCAGCTGTCGATGCGAGAATATATTTATATTAAGAAAAACCTGCATGAGGCGAAATTGAAAATTGCTCGTTTACGTAAGGCGTTATTTGCGGTGAAAAATCTGCATACGATTAAGCAAAATTTTGAGATTTTTCGCATAGTCAAACGCATATATGTCATTACCAAGAAAGAGCCAAAACGGTTTTATCAAGCAGAAAAATTCTACTTCGAAAATTTGGAGTCAATCGTTGAGCTGACAGAGAAGTATGCGCTTCTTGCCACACAGCCAAAGAAAAATGCGGAAATACAGATGTCTCTAAGCGATACCCGCTGGACGATTGCCCAGCTTGCTGAGAGTTTGGAAAAGGATTTGTACGATCTGCTTGAAAAGGATATTGATCATTTGCAGTTCGAATTGGATGTAGCTAAGCATTCATTAAGCAAAAAATAA
- a CDS encoding IclR family transcriptional regulator has translation MQNRNEVGTLKKGLDIFQLLLEHPSLSIQEIIEMLQLNQSTTYRLVSTLEQNHFISKNNNRYEISDTLISKILQKSKHTNYDLTWKSVSFMDKLSQETGETTYIGMMQGTEMMITQAVQGKYATRTHLEVGDRLSLHADAIGKCILAFKEKDEQSRIINSLTFEKRTDHTITSLDLFLEELDRIKKNGYSLDNEEGEIGVRCVSAPIYKGDQVIAAVAISGPSVRVSKEKDEAHVELVKKCAKEISASL, from the coding sequence ATGCAAAATCGAAATGAGGTTGGGACGTTAAAAAAAGGGTTGGATATTTTTCAGCTGCTTCTAGAGCATCCGAGCTTGTCCATTCAAGAAATCATTGAAATGCTGCAGCTTAACCAAAGTACCACGTATCGGTTGGTTAGCACGTTGGAACAGAACCATTTCATTTCGAAAAATAACAATCGTTATGAAATATCTGACACTCTTATCTCGAAGATTCTCCAGAAGAGCAAGCACACAAATTACGATTTAACGTGGAAGTCTGTATCTTTTATGGATAAGTTGAGTCAAGAAACAGGAGAGACAACGTACATTGGCATGATGCAAGGAACGGAAATGATGATCACACAAGCCGTCCAAGGAAAATATGCGACACGAACCCACCTTGAAGTCGGCGATCGGCTCTCTCTTCACGCAGACGCGATCGGAAAATGTATTTTAGCGTTTAAAGAAAAAGACGAGCAATCCCGGATCATTAACAGCTTAACGTTTGAAAAAAGGACGGATCACACCATTACATCGCTTGATTTATTTCTTGAGGAACTAGATCGTATCAAAAAGAACGGGTATTCCTTAGACAATGAAGAAGGTGAAATTGGCGTCCGATGTGTCAGTGCGCCGATTTATAAAGGTGATCAAGTGATAGCTGCCGTTGCGATCTCGGGTCCCTCCGTTCGTGTGTCCAAAGAAAAAGACGAGGCTCATGTCGAATTGGTTAAAAAATGCGCCAAAGAGATTTCGGCATCTCTTTAA
- the holB gene encoding DNA polymerase III subunit delta', which produces MGRSWTEMEGHQPAVMKLFSNSIKKERLAHAYLFEGGRGTGKSDAAYLLAKSFFCLESGVEPCETCRNCKRIESGNHPDVFVIRPDGQSIKKGQIQALQEEFKKTGVESKKKLYIIFHADQMTANAANSLLKFLEEPNPGTMAVIVTEQPQKLLNTIISRCQMLTFRPLAPSSIEKDLIKEGVSAHLAALLSNLTGNVAEALELSRNEEFAEARSIVIKLYEVLTHRRGHAFFYIHDKWMPFFKEKDQQELGLDLLLFIYRDVLSIQVGNNGQVLYQDLMDNIESHALQSTQAVVMNQIHAVLEAKKRLRSNVNAQVLMEQLVLTLQEG; this is translated from the coding sequence ATGGGTAGAAGCTGGACTGAAATGGAGGGCCATCAGCCGGCCGTAATGAAGCTTTTTTCAAATAGCATAAAAAAAGAGCGCTTGGCTCATGCTTACTTGTTTGAAGGCGGGAGAGGCACGGGGAAATCAGACGCTGCCTATTTGCTGGCGAAAAGTTTTTTCTGCCTTGAATCGGGTGTTGAGCCTTGTGAAACGTGCAGAAACTGCAAACGAATCGAGTCAGGGAATCATCCGGATGTATTCGTCATTCGTCCGGACGGCCAATCGATAAAAAAGGGCCAAATCCAGGCACTTCAGGAAGAATTTAAAAAGACAGGTGTCGAATCCAAAAAGAAACTGTACATTATTTTTCATGCAGATCAGATGACGGCCAATGCGGCAAACAGTTTGTTGAAATTTTTGGAGGAACCGAATCCCGGAACAATGGCCGTTATAGTTACCGAGCAGCCGCAGAAGCTGCTTAATACGATCATTTCCAGATGCCAAATGTTAACATTCAGGCCGCTGGCTCCTTCTTCCATTGAAAAAGACCTCATCAAGGAGGGTGTCTCTGCACACTTGGCGGCTCTTTTATCTAATTTAACGGGAAATGTGGCTGAAGCACTCGAATTAAGTCGGAATGAAGAGTTTGCAGAAGCAAGATCGATAGTGATAAAATTATATGAAGTGTTAACTCATCGAAGAGGACATGCTTTCTTTTATATACATGACAAGTGGATGCCTTTTTTTAAAGAAAAAGATCAGCAGGAGCTTGGACTGGATCTGTTACTGTTCATCTATCGTGATGTGTTGTCCATTCAAGTGGGAAATAATGGACAGGTTTTATATCAGGATTTGATGGACAATATAGAGTCTCATGCATTACAATCAACGCAGGCAGTCGTAATGAACCAAATTCATGCTGTGCTGGAAGCTAAAAAACGGCTTCGTTCCAACGTGAATGCCCAGGTACTGATGGAACAGCTGGTGTTAACGTTGCAGGAGGGATAA
- a CDS encoding tRNA1(Val) (adenine(37)-N6)-methyltransferase produces MVVLRDDERLDYLLAENMKIVQSPSVFAFSLDAVLLSKFVYVPIQKGKIIDLCTGNGIVPLLLSTRTKAEIIGVELQERLYDMAVRSVGYNGLQHQIGLIQDDLKNMPVVLGHNKYDVVTCNPPYFKTPNQEERNLNEHLAIARHEIHCTLEDVIRVGSKLLKQGGKLALVHRPGRLIEIFELMKAYQIEPKRVRFVYPREGKEANTILVEGIKAGKPDLKILPPLFVYTDKNEYTPEVRTILYGE; encoded by the coding sequence ATGGTTGTATTACGAGATGATGAAAGATTGGATTATTTGCTGGCAGAGAATATGAAAATTGTTCAAAGCCCTAGTGTTTTTGCTTTTTCACTTGATGCCGTACTGCTGTCAAAATTCGTGTATGTTCCGATTCAAAAAGGAAAAATCATCGATTTATGTACAGGCAATGGCATTGTCCCGCTTTTGCTCAGCACTCGGACAAAAGCGGAAATCATCGGAGTCGAATTGCAGGAGCGGCTCTATGATATGGCAGTAAGAAGCGTGGGGTACAATGGATTGCAGCATCAAATTGGTTTGATTCAGGATGACCTGAAAAATATGCCGGTTGTTTTAGGTCATAATAAATATGATGTAGTTACGTGCAATCCTCCGTATTTTAAGACACCGAATCAAGAAGAAAGAAACCTGAACGAGCACTTGGCTATTGCGCGGCACGAGATTCATTGTACGTTGGAAGATGTCATTCGGGTGGGCAGCAAACTGCTGAAGCAGGGCGGAAAGCTTGCTCTAGTCCATCGCCCCGGACGGCTGATTGAAATATTTGAACTGATGAAGGCATATCAAATCGAACCAAAACGTGTTAGATTTGTCTATCCCCGAGAGGGAAAAGAAGCGAATACGATCTTGGTTGAAGGGATCAAAGCCGGAAAACCGGACCTTAAGATCTTGCCCCCGTTATTTGTGTATACGGATAAAAATGAATATACACCTGAAGTCAGGACGATTCTATATGGAGAATAA
- a CDS encoding spore germination protein encodes MRKQCNITINSVTGGGVVNFGGAYKISPVTFTKTVSSAEGNSVQGNTTEEMPMDEASGEVMVNSNTRGFKTKEIVYNQGNSDNALRVTIRKE; translated from the coding sequence ATGAGAAAACAATGCAATATTACAATTAACAGTGTTACCGGCGGCGGGGTTGTTAATTTTGGCGGGGCTTATAAAATCTCTCCTGTTACTTTCACAAAAACTGTATCGTCAGCAGAGGGAAACTCTGTACAGGGGAACACGACAGAGGAAATGCCAATGGACGAAGCATCTGGAGAAGTTATGGTTAATTCAAACACCCGCGGTTTCAAAACAAAAGAAATCGTTTATAATCAAGGAAACAGTGATAATGCTTTAAGAGTTACAATAAGAAAGGAATAA
- a CDS encoding sigma factor G inhibitor Gin yields MSEESRYGETCIICDEKKNAGIHVQMKFICLQCERKIVATSASDPEYKEYVKKLKSLHTPPLYS; encoded by the coding sequence ATGAGTGAGGAATCCCGTTATGGGGAAACGTGCATTATATGTGATGAAAAGAAGAATGCAGGTATCCATGTTCAAATGAAATTCATATGTTTACAATGTGAGAGAAAAATAGTAGCTACCTCTGCATCTGATCCTGAGTATAAAGAATACGTAAAAAAATTAAAAAGCTTGCATACCCCCCCATTATATTCATAG
- a CDS encoding cyclic-di-AMP receptor, translated as MKLIIAVVQDQDSNTLLKALTENNFRVTKLATTGGFLKSGNTTFMIGTEDIRVEKVLDIIKQNGRKRDQLVTPVSPMGGNADSYVPYPVEVEVGGATVFVMPVEKFHQF; from the coding sequence TTGAAACTAATCATTGCAGTCGTTCAAGATCAAGATAGCAATACCTTGCTAAAAGCATTGACTGAAAATAATTTCCGCGTTACTAAGCTTGCAACGACGGGCGGATTTCTTAAGTCAGGCAACACGACATTTATGATCGGTACAGAGGATATTCGCGTAGAAAAGGTGCTTGATATTATTAAGCAAAACGGAAGGAAACGCGATCAGCTCGTTACTCCTGTATCTCCAATGGGAGGAAACGCTGACTCCTATGTTCCGTATCCAGTAGAAGTTGAAGTCGGCGGTGCGACCGTGTTTGTTATGCCGGTTGAAAAATTCCATCAATTTTAA
- a CDS encoding toxic anion resistance protein, which translates to MSNEKSNAAQSSFDDLLADPFGDHEAIPASPQKNEKKQARLIDVLPEENKEKARQIAGQIDPHNQQSLAMYGTSAQSKLLNFSHQMLDHVQKKDIGEVGQILGDLMKRLENVNPDDLTPQKKNVISRLFGKVSNSIQEVLSKYQKTGAQIDRISVKLEHSKKALIGDNKLLEELYERNRDYFQALNVYIAAGELKIEEIRTKLLPELQKKADSGHDQMAVQDVNDMMQFVDRLEKRIYDLTLSRQITVQSAPQIRLIQNTNQALVEKIQSSIMTAIPLWKNQVAIALTLMRQRSAVEAQKQVSKTTNELLLKNAEMLKANTIETAKENERGLVDIETLKKVQENLVGTLEETLKIQEEGRTKRQQAEQEILAMEDDLKQKLLNIKSDQNNQTYLP; encoded by the coding sequence ATGAGCAATGAGAAAAGCAACGCTGCACAATCCTCATTTGATGATTTGCTGGCTGATCCATTTGGCGATCATGAGGCCATTCCTGCAAGTCCGCAAAAAAACGAGAAAAAGCAGGCGAGACTTATCGACGTGCTGCCGGAAGAAAACAAGGAAAAGGCACGCCAAATTGCCGGACAAATTGATCCGCATAACCAGCAAAGCCTGGCGATGTATGGGACTTCCGCCCAGTCCAAGCTTTTGAATTTTTCTCACCAAATGCTTGATCATGTCCAAAAAAAGGACATAGGCGAGGTTGGCCAAATACTTGGCGATCTCATGAAACGGCTTGAAAATGTAAATCCGGATGATCTGACTCCGCAAAAGAAAAACGTGATTTCCCGTTTATTCGGAAAGGTATCCAATTCCATTCAGGAGGTACTCTCAAAATATCAAAAAACTGGTGCGCAAATTGATCGGATCAGCGTCAAGCTGGAGCATTCAAAGAAAGCGTTGATAGGCGACAACAAATTGCTCGAGGAGTTATATGAGAGAAACAGAGACTATTTTCAAGCCTTGAATGTCTATATCGCAGCCGGAGAGCTGAAAATAGAAGAGATTCGAACGAAACTGCTGCCCGAGCTTCAAAAAAAGGCAGACTCCGGACACGACCAAATGGCTGTACAAGACGTTAATGATATGATGCAGTTTGTCGATCGGCTGGAAAAACGGATTTACGATTTAACGCTTAGCCGGCAAATTACTGTTCAAAGCGCTCCGCAAATCCGCCTCATTCAAAATACGAATCAAGCACTCGTCGAAAAAATTCAATCGTCGATTATGACGGCGATTCCATTGTGGAAAAACCAGGTGGCAATTGCCCTCACGCTTATGCGCCAGCGCAGTGCGGTTGAAGCGCAGAAGCAAGTGTCGAAAACGACGAACGAGCTGCTTTTGAAAAATGCAGAAATGCTGAAGGCCAATACGATTGAAACGGCAAAAGAAAACGAACGAGGGCTTGTCGACATTGAAACGTTAAAGAAAGTTCAGGAAAATCTCGTCGGAACGCTGGAAGAAACCTTGAAAATTCAAGAGGAAGGCCGAACGAAGAGACAGCAGGCAGAGCAAGAAATATTGGCCATGGAAGACGACTTAAAGCAAAAGCTGCTGAATATAAAATCAGACCAAAACAATCAAACGTATTTGCCGTAG
- a CDS encoding aminotransferase class I/II-fold pyridoxal phosphate-dependent enzyme, whose protein sequence is MKTPLFHALLRHVQSNPYSFHVPGHHNGDVFFDKARPFYDSLLALDLTEIEGLDDLHHPEGVIKEAQELAAKLYGACETFFLVNGSTVGNLAMILASCQQGDTILVQRNCHKSVFHAVEMAGAYPVYLSPEIDLDMKLPTHVSEETLNRAMSLYPEAKAIVLTNPTYYGHVTDLAPSIKEAHRRGIPVLVDEAHGAHFVLGKPFPLSSLQMGADVVVHSAHKTLPAMTMGSYLHLNSDRINRERIAYYLSILQSSSPSYPIMASLDLARAYLDEIIYSNQLEAIVKDIASFHGLFAEMQHVEIKKPTDPSIQTDPLKLAVQSKCGHTGYELKELFEAADVHPEMADEQFVLFVLPMEKNRSISKVRFQAIDKEVERTRRQGRKALTSDQPSEKITELAYDKEILASFKKEPLSLEKTIGRVCAGPIIPYPPGVPLLLPGERIIEEKAEILKRLIDQKARIQGNGINHNYQLLVYIEEETP, encoded by the coding sequence TTGAAAACACCATTATTCCACGCCTTACTGCGCCACGTGCAATCCAATCCTTATTCGTTTCATGTGCCGGGACATCACAACGGGGATGTCTTTTTTGATAAGGCCCGCCCCTTTTATGATTCACTGCTTGCGCTTGATCTGACAGAAATAGAAGGCTTGGACGACCTCCATCATCCCGAAGGCGTGATTAAGGAAGCACAGGAGCTGGCCGCAAAGCTCTACGGTGCATGCGAAACTTTTTTCTTAGTTAACGGCAGCACTGTCGGCAACCTGGCAATGATATTGGCCTCGTGTCAGCAGGGTGATACGATCTTGGTGCAGCGGAACTGCCATAAGTCGGTGTTTCACGCCGTCGAGATGGCCGGCGCTTACCCGGTTTACCTTAGCCCGGAAATTGACTTGGACATGAAGCTGCCCACTCACGTGTCGGAGGAGACACTGAATAGAGCGATGTCGCTCTATCCTGAAGCAAAAGCGATTGTACTGACAAATCCGACGTATTATGGCCACGTGACAGACCTGGCACCATCGATCAAGGAGGCCCATCGCCGCGGAATTCCTGTCCTTGTTGATGAAGCGCACGGCGCGCATTTTGTATTGGGCAAGCCGTTTCCATTGTCTTCCCTGCAGATGGGTGCTGATGTCGTCGTCCATTCGGCTCATAAGACGCTGCCGGCGATGACGATGGGATCCTATCTTCATCTCAACAGCGACCGGATCAACAGAGAACGGATCGCTTACTATCTGTCAATTTTGCAAAGCAGCAGCCCATCTTATCCGATTATGGCTTCACTTGATTTGGCAAGAGCCTATCTTGATGAGATCATCTATTCAAATCAGCTGGAAGCGATTGTGAAGGATATTGCATCATTTCATGGCTTGTTTGCGGAAATGCAGCATGTTGAAATTAAAAAACCAACAGATCCGTCCATTCAAACAGATCCGTTAAAGCTTGCTGTCCAATCAAAGTGCGGGCATACTGGATATGAATTAAAGGAGCTGTTTGAAGCGGCTGATGTTCATCCGGAAATGGCAGACGAACAATTTGTGCTTTTTGTGCTGCCCATGGAAAAGAACAGATCGATTTCTAAAGTACGTTTTCAAGCGATAGACAAGGAAGTAGAAAGGACAAGGCGGCAAGGGCGGAAAGCTCTCACGTCGGATCAACCGTCTGAAAAAATAACGGAATTAGCGTATGACAAAGAAATACTTGCGTCATTCAAAAAAGAACCGCTCTCCCTTGAAAAGACAATCGGCCGCGTGTGTGCGGGACCAATTATCCCGTATCCGCCGGGAGTGCCACTACTTTTGCCGGGAGAACGAATTATAGAGGAAAAAGCTGAGATACTAAAGAGGCTTATTGATCAGAAAGCCCGGATACAAGGGAACGGGATCAATCACAATTATCAATTACTTGTTTATATAGAAGAGGAGACACCATGA
- a CDS encoding MFS transporter — protein MELNASAEPQAQASVMTRQSWIALLSLAICTFSLGTTEFVIVGLLPTVADALHVTESQTGLLVSAYAIGIAIGSPIFTSLTGSMPRKKLLFMLMVVFILGNAAGSIAPTFGLILISRIITAVAHGVFFSVGTVVAAEMVPANKKGSAVSMMLSGLTIATILGVPFGTVIGQAFGWRWTFIGVALLGIIGFICLLLFLPKNIKMDAPPTFRDQVNLISNGRVILALLMTILGFGGTFVSYTFLAPILQDITGFAEGSVSVILLVYGVAVAIGNLIGGKIADQYPIKGLRVVFLLQAVILAVFSLTAPFQALGLVTVFFMGLFAFMMNAGVQVYTVSLADKFVPTARNIASAFTISSFNIGIASGSYIGGIVTDSIGLIHTAWIGALMVVGAIILAFVNYGLDKKQQLFEQ, from the coding sequence ATGGAATTAAATGCTTCAGCAGAACCACAAGCACAAGCGTCTGTGATGACCAGACAGAGCTGGATTGCTCTTCTTTCGCTGGCCATCTGCACCTTTTCGCTTGGCACGACAGAATTTGTCATTGTCGGATTGCTGCCAACCGTAGCGGACGCATTGCATGTAACTGAATCTCAGACCGGGCTACTAGTCTCAGCCTATGCAATAGGCATTGCCATTGGCTCGCCGATTTTCACTTCATTAACCGGATCAATGCCCCGTAAAAAGCTATTATTTATGCTTATGGTCGTATTTATTTTAGGAAATGCAGCAGGCTCCATTGCTCCAACATTTGGACTTATTTTAATTTCCCGAATTATAACAGCTGTTGCGCACGGCGTATTTTTCTCCGTTGGAACTGTAGTTGCCGCTGAAATGGTTCCCGCAAATAAAAAAGGCAGTGCAGTATCAATGATGCTATCCGGCTTAACCATTGCAACCATTTTGGGTGTGCCATTTGGTACGGTCATCGGTCAAGCGTTCGGATGGAGATGGACATTTATCGGAGTTGCTCTGTTAGGAATTATCGGCTTTATTTGTTTACTTCTCTTTTTACCGAAAAACATAAAAATGGATGCTCCTCCTACCTTTAGAGATCAAGTGAATCTGATTTCTAATGGCCGGGTTATCCTTGCACTTCTCATGACCATTCTAGGATTTGGGGGTACGTTTGTATCGTATACTTTTTTAGCACCCATCCTGCAAGACATTACCGGATTTGCGGAAGGCTCTGTTAGTGTCATTTTACTCGTATATGGCGTTGCAGTGGCGATCGGGAATTTGATTGGCGGAAAGATTGCCGACCAATATCCAATTAAGGGGCTACGCGTAGTGTTTCTGCTTCAGGCCGTGATATTGGCTGTTTTTTCTTTAACAGCGCCATTTCAAGCACTGGGACTCGTGACCGTCTTTTTCATGGGGCTGTTTGCCTTTATGATGAACGCCGGTGTACAGGTGTATACTGTGTCCTTAGCTGATAAATTCGTGCCCACCGCCAGAAATATAGCATCAGCATTCACCATTTCTTCCTTTAATATTGGAATTGCTTCAGGCTCCTACATTGGAGGCATCGTTACGGACAGCATCGGACTTATTCATACCGCTTGGATCGGCGCCCTCATGGTTGTCGGAGCTATTATTCTGGCATTCGTTAATTATGGTTTAGATAAAAAACAGCAATTATTTGAACAGTAA
- a CDS encoding YaaR family protein, with protein MKINQDVRITELQKQISAKQATTSPSFKSAMEKEKGRLQADQLTKLLSDIEEFGKRLAKSRNFKDLARFKGLVKRFVKEAVESGLSLEESRSFDLYGNSRTLTVVKELDTKLIQLTEDLLNKEQDSVLLLERIGEIKGLLINLYT; from the coding sequence GTGAAAATTAATCAAGACGTTCGTATCACGGAGCTGCAAAAGCAGATTTCGGCCAAGCAAGCAACTACGTCCCCTTCTTTTAAATCCGCTATGGAAAAAGAAAAGGGAAGGCTTCAAGCGGATCAGCTGACGAAGCTGTTGTCTGACATAGAAGAGTTTGGAAAACGTCTGGCCAAGTCGAGAAATTTTAAAGACTTGGCCAGATTCAAAGGGTTAGTTAAACGATTTGTAAAGGAAGCTGTCGAAAGCGGTTTATCTCTCGAAGAATCGAGAAGCTTTGACCTTTATGGAAACAGCCGGACGTTAACCGTTGTAAAAGAATTGGACACAAAACTGATTCAGCTGACGGAGGATCTATTGAATAAAGAACAGGATTCCGTTTTATTGCTGGAACGAATCGGCGAGATCAAGGGACTATTAATAAACCTGTACACATAG
- a CDS encoding PSP1 domain-containing protein codes for MYNVIGVRFKKAGKIYYFDPNGFQIERDTNVIVETVRGVEYGHVVIVNKTVEEHDIVLPLRKVIRVADERDKMIVDENKEAAAQAFGICQKKVAEHGLDMKLVDVEFTFDRNKVIFYFTADGRVDFRELVKDLASIFKTRIELRQIGVRDEAKMLGGIGPCGRMLCCSTFLGDFEPVSIKMAKDQNLSLNPTKISGLCGRLMCCLKYENDEYETAKEQLPDIGEFITTTDGPAKVVGLNILERILQVELTERDKVVEYTWEELLEEGVVSAQTTD; via the coding sequence TTGTATAATGTAATTGGAGTCCGTTTTAAAAAAGCGGGGAAAATTTATTATTTCGATCCAAATGGATTTCAGATAGAGCGCGACACAAACGTAATCGTTGAAACCGTCAGAGGCGTTGAATACGGACATGTTGTGATCGTAAATAAAACGGTGGAAGAGCATGACATTGTGCTTCCGCTTAGAAAAGTCATCCGTGTTGCTGATGAGCGCGATAAGATGATAGTTGATGAAAATAAGGAAGCCGCTGCACAAGCTTTTGGCATTTGCCAAAAAAAAGTGGCCGAGCACGGGTTGGATATGAAGCTGGTAGATGTTGAATTCACCTTTGACCGCAACAAAGTGATCTTTTATTTCACAGCTGATGGAAGAGTCGATTTCAGAGAGCTGGTGAAGGATCTGGCTTCTATTTTTAAAACACGAATCGAGTTAAGGCAAATCGGGGTCAGAGATGAAGCGAAAATGCTCGGCGGAATCGGGCCGTGCGGAAGAATGCTTTGCTGCTCTACCTTTCTCGGTGATTTTGAACCGGTATCTATTAAAATGGCGAAGGATCAAAATTTATCATTAAATCCTACTAAGATATCTGGTTTATGCGGAAGGTTAATGTGCTGCTTGAAATATGAAAATGATGAGTACGAAACGGCAAAAGAACAGCTTCCGGATATCGGTGAATTCATTACGACAACAGACGGACCTGCGAAAGTGGTTGGCCTGAATATCCTTGAACGAATCCTTCAGGTTGAGCTTACAGAGAGAGATAAAGTCGTAGAATACACTTGGGAAGAATTGCTCGAAGAAGGTGTTGTTTCCGCTCAAACAACAGATTGA
- the tmk gene encoding dTMP kinase encodes MTGVFITFEGPEGAGKTTILQKVKERLEKDGHSVTATREPGGIDIAEQIRQVILKEENTAMDAKTEALLYAAARRQHLVEKVLPELKSGKIVLCDRFIDSSLAYQGFARGLGIDEVYSINQFAIGDAMPDLTIYFDIDPEEGLKRIEESSDREKNRLDLETIEFHKRVQQGYQEVIKRFAGRIETVSAERSIEDVCHDVYSIIQKKI; translated from the coding sequence ATGACAGGAGTATTTATTACATTTGAAGGACCAGAAGGAGCAGGGAAAACGACAATTCTTCAAAAGGTTAAAGAGCGGCTTGAAAAGGATGGCCACAGCGTCACCGCTACACGGGAACCAGGGGGAATTGACATTGCCGAGCAAATTCGCCAAGTGATTTTAAAAGAAGAAAACACTGCGATGGATGCAAAGACAGAAGCCCTCCTTTACGCGGCAGCAAGAAGGCAGCATCTTGTTGAAAAAGTATTGCCAGAGCTGAAAAGCGGGAAAATAGTCTTGTGTGACCGATTTATCGACAGCTCGCTTGCGTACCAAGGGTTTGCAAGAGGTCTTGGCATCGATGAGGTCTATTCGATTAACCAGTTTGCAATCGGAGACGCAATGCCTGACTTGACGATCTATTTTGATATCGATCCTGAAGAAGGCTTAAAGAGGATTGAAGAGAGCAGCGACAGGGAAAAGAATCGTCTTGATTTAGAAACGATTGAATTTCATAAGCGAGTGCAGCAGGGCTACCAGGAAGTGATCAAGCGATTTGCAGGCAGAATCGAGACCGTTTCTGCTGAACGATCGATTGAAGACGTTTGTCACGATGTCTATTCCATTATTCAAAAGAAAATATGA
- a CDS encoding DUF2651 family protein, with translation MTTVKEDTDINPLLNPAYFLLLILPAFSFVLGIIGYLIFKKVWIMVVIVLIFSLGYMFIEIGPEPTFLIWVSIMTGACFISGLITKSIANLIKR, from the coding sequence ATAACGACAGTTAAGGAGGATACTGATATTAACCCACTATTAAACCCCGCGTATTTCTTACTCCTTATCCTGCCAGCGTTCTCTTTTGTTTTAGGGATTATAGGATATTTAATCTTTAAAAAGGTATGGATAATGGTTGTAATTGTGTTGATATTTTCTTTAGGCTATATGTTTATTGAAATTGGTCCGGAACCAACATTCCTAATTTGGGTATCCATTATGACTGGAGCTTGTTTCATTTCTGGTTTAATCACTAAGTCTATAGCAAACTTAATAAAGAGATAA
- the yabA gene encoding DNA replication initiation control protein YabA, with amino-acid sequence MDKKELFSAVSSMEEQIGSLYKQLGDLKLHIGEMIEENHYLQLENNHLRQRLEEKNNGAAVEEEPVSGEEKTEKMVSAEIGEGYDNLARLYQEGFHICPIHYGSVRKDGDCLFCLSFLNKK; translated from the coding sequence TTGGATAAAAAAGAATTATTCAGTGCAGTCAGCAGTATGGAGGAACAAATCGGCTCCTTATATAAGCAGCTGGGAGATTTAAAGCTTCATATTGGTGAAATGATCGAAGAAAATCATTATCTACAGCTTGAAAATAATCATCTCCGCCAAAGGCTTGAGGAAAAGAACAACGGTGCAGCTGTGGAAGAAGAGCCTGTTTCTGGAGAAGAAAAAACCGAAAAAATGGTATCTGCGGAAATCGGAGAGGGCTATGATAATTTGGCGCGCCTTTATCAAGAAGGCTTTCACATTTGCCCCATCCATTACGGCAGCGTCCGTAAAGACGGTGATTGTCTGTTTTGTCTTTCTTTTTTAAATAAGAAGTAA